Proteins from a single region of Chromobacterium sp. ATCC 53434:
- a CDS encoding IS630 family transposase gives MEKIDVRKLELAAREQLRRTAIRMYKRGRSQASIAEELGLRRPTISAWVVREAALGAQGFKEQKRGRAEGTGRRLTEAQEARIKQDIVDRTPDQMKLRFALWSAQAVKAVIKQMFLIDLPIRTVRLYLARWGFTPQRPLKRAYEQRPAAVEKWLKEEYPAIVARAKAEMAEISWGDESAVSSVEHFPRGYAPKGQTPVLVLSQSKRARINLISAITNQGKMRFMLYRETLTARVLIKFLMRLIRDAGGKKVFLILDNLRVHHSKLVQAWLEEEENKKAIELFFLPSYSPELNPDEYLNGDLKARMSAGEPVRSDGQLQGKVLSHLRSLQKQPARIRSYFRHEKIRYAA, from the coding sequence ATGGAAAAAATCGATGTGCGCAAGCTTGAACTGGCCGCCCGTGAGCAGCTGAGGCGTACCGCTATCCGGATGTACAAGCGAGGCCGGTCTCAAGCCAGTATTGCCGAAGAACTCGGGCTGCGCCGCCCCACCATTTCCGCCTGGGTGGTGCGTGAGGCAGCACTAGGTGCGCAGGGATTCAAAGAACAGAAGCGCGGTCGCGCCGAAGGCACCGGCCGTCGGCTGACCGAGGCGCAGGAAGCCCGGATCAAGCAGGACATCGTGGATCGCACGCCAGACCAGATGAAGCTGAGGTTTGCCCTGTGGAGTGCTCAGGCGGTCAAGGCTGTAATCAAGCAGATGTTTCTGATCGATCTGCCGATCCGTACTGTCCGTCTGTACTTGGCCCGCTGGGGCTTTACGCCGCAGCGCCCGCTCAAACGCGCTTATGAGCAGCGACCGGCAGCAGTCGAGAAATGGCTCAAGGAGGAATACCCGGCTATCGTCGCGCGTGCCAAAGCGGAAATGGCTGAAATCAGCTGGGGCGACGAATCGGCGGTGTCGAGTGTTGAGCACTTTCCGCGTGGCTACGCCCCAAAAGGCCAAACCCCAGTTCTGGTGTTATCCCAATCGAAAAGAGCGCGCATCAACTTGATTTCGGCCATTACCAACCAAGGCAAGATGCGCTTCATGCTGTACCGGGAGACCTTGACGGCCCGGGTGCTGATCAAGTTTCTGATGCGGCTGATCCGTGATGCTGGCGGCAAGAAGGTGTTCTTGATCCTCGACAACTTGCGCGTGCATCACAGCAAGCTGGTGCAAGCATGGTTGGAGGAGGAAGAGAACAAGAAGGCGATTGAGTTGTTCTTCCTGCCCAGCTACTCACCGGAACTGAACCCGGATGAATACTTGAACGGCGACCTGAAGGCCAGAATGAGCGCAGGTGAGCCGGTTCGATCAGACGGTCAACTTCAAGGGAAAGTGCTGTCCCATTTACGCTCATTGCAGAAGCAGCCGGCCAGAATCCGGTCGTACTTCCGGCATGAAAAAATCCGCTACGCGGCATGA